A window of Raineyella sp. W15-4 contains these coding sequences:
- a CDS encoding 16S rRNA (uracil(1498)-N(3))-methyltransferase codes for MTDPVFLHEFAADPAVGDLVTLAGEEGHHAAAVRRIRVGETVVLTDGNGRGIRGEVAAVDKRSLDVRVDELLRAPRPPVRWVVAQALAKGGHDDQAIDMMTQAGVAEVVPWQSARAIVRWTGDRAAKGVEKWRRTVREAAKQSRRLWVPAVHDVVDTAGLAMLVASADAAYVLHESADRWLAGLDLPRAGSVLLVVGPEGGIAAEELDVLVAAGAVPVLVNDGVLRSSSAGIVGLAQAQALVARANG; via the coding sequence GTGACCGACCCCGTCTTCCTGCATGAGTTCGCCGCCGACCCGGCTGTCGGTGACCTCGTCACGCTGGCCGGCGAGGAGGGCCACCACGCGGCCGCGGTCCGGCGGATCCGGGTCGGGGAGACCGTTGTGCTCACCGACGGGAACGGCCGGGGGATCCGCGGCGAGGTGGCGGCCGTCGACAAGCGGAGCCTCGACGTCCGGGTCGACGAGCTGCTCCGGGCGCCGCGGCCGCCGGTCCGCTGGGTCGTCGCCCAGGCCCTCGCCAAGGGCGGCCACGACGACCAGGCGATCGACATGATGACCCAGGCCGGGGTGGCCGAGGTGGTGCCGTGGCAGTCCGCCCGCGCCATCGTCCGGTGGACCGGCGACCGGGCGGCCAAGGGCGTGGAGAAGTGGCGGCGGACGGTCCGGGAGGCGGCCAAGCAGTCTCGCCGGCTCTGGGTGCCGGCGGTGCACGACGTCGTCGACACCGCCGGGCTCGCGATGCTGGTCGCGTCGGCCGACGCGGCGTACGTGCTGCACGAATCGGCCGACCGGTGGCTCGCCGGACTGGACCTGCCCCGGGCCGGCAGCGTGCTGCTGGTGGTCGGCCCCGAGGGCGGCATTGCCGCCGAGGAACTGGACGTGCTGGTGGCGGCCGGGGCGGTGCCGGTGCTGGTCAACGACGGGGTGCTGCGCAGCTCCAGC